In one Saccharibacillus brassicae genomic region, the following are encoded:
- a CDS encoding alpha/beta hydrolase, producing the protein MAAAQSENGNGAAETGKIKKKRKPLRIIRNVLGIFAGIIVLFFAIVFVTDKVAGSMEEARIEPYGQFVEVDGKRMNVRIDGDGAETIVLLPGYGTAAPGLDFEPLIRELEAKDYRIVTVEPFGYGLSDGTDKERTTDNIVGEVHEAVQQLGLTRYVLMGHSIAGLYGLEYANRYPDEVIAFAGIDTSVPSQGGMDTELPIGTFKFLRQSGLMRMLTKISGDPYAALDYDESTKEQMRMITNRKGNNKTMLNEMSHISSNFNQAKEAGATFPADLPLLLFIKQDDVEVTNWTDLHEEQVAHSAHGKLIPMEGDHYLHHTLSQEIATDFDAFMDGLGKKN; encoded by the coding sequence ATGGCGGCAGCACAAAGCGAGAACGGAAACGGCGCGGCAGAGACGGGCAAAATCAAAAAAAAGCGTAAACCGCTTCGAATCATAAGAAACGTATTGGGCATCTTCGCGGGGATCATCGTACTGTTCTTCGCGATCGTGTTCGTGACGGACAAAGTCGCGGGCAGCATGGAAGAAGCCCGGATCGAGCCGTACGGGCAGTTCGTCGAAGTGGACGGCAAGCGGATGAACGTGCGGATCGACGGGGACGGCGCCGAGACGATCGTGCTGCTGCCGGGCTACGGCACGGCGGCGCCGGGGCTCGATTTCGAGCCGCTGATCCGGGAACTGGAAGCGAAAGACTACCGGATCGTCACCGTCGAGCCTTTCGGCTACGGGCTCAGCGACGGAACGGACAAAGAGCGGACGACCGACAACATCGTCGGCGAAGTCCATGAAGCGGTGCAGCAGCTCGGACTGACACGCTACGTGCTGATGGGCCATTCCATCGCGGGGCTGTACGGCCTGGAGTACGCGAACCGCTATCCGGACGAAGTGATCGCGTTCGCCGGTATCGACACCAGCGTCCCGTCGCAGGGCGGCATGGACACGGAGCTGCCGATCGGCACGTTCAAATTTCTGCGCCAGTCCGGCCTGATGCGGATGCTGACCAAAATCAGCGGCGATCCCTACGCGGCGCTCGATTACGACGAGTCGACCAAAGAGCAGATGCGCATGATCACGAACCGCAAAGGCAACAACAAGACGATGCTGAACGAGATGAGCCATATCTCTTCAAACTTCAATCAGGCCAAAGAAGCCGGCGCGACGTTCCCGGCCGACCTGCCGCTGCTGCTGTTCATCAAGCAGGACGACGTCGAAGTGACGAACTGGACCGACCTGCACGAAGAGCAGGTGGCCCATTCGGCGCACGGCAAATTGATTCCGATGGAAGGCGACCATTATTTGCACCATACGCTTTCCCAGGAGATTGCGACCGACTTTGACGCTTTTATGGACGGGCTTGGGAAGAAGAATTGA
- a CDS encoding sensor histidine kinase — protein MIRSLYTRVVLIFLVSVIGGTLLSFFIATWAFREPLNENLQIPLVHFAQDVARIYEVLPTDEADAFVAGMHQLSSYHIRIYESPDVFRSFGQLDGEGIADITSEEVRRVLSGEKIQRNPNGLTISLVGLPFETKTGSQAIFIDPMGSPSSLFVLKWLLNFSVYALVAGSLVILAAAYFLVRPIQKLTGATRRIAEGHFDVKLDIRQKGELGTLARSFEQMIRELGQLETMRRDFVSNVSHEVQSPLTSISGYAVALKQVKLSEEQRIRYLDIIIGEAGRISKMSDSLLKLSALEAQSPQLRREPFQLDEQLRRVVIALQPQWQERQIAFELDLPDVRLAGDRDQLDQVWTNLIGNAIKFSPDGGQIAIRVETDESIVTVRVADQGIGIAPEDRERVFERFFKADRARSRKYEGSGLGLAIVKQIVTLQGGEIAVESELGQGTTFVVSLPLAPPN, from the coding sequence GTGATCCGCTCGCTGTATACGCGGGTCGTCCTGATCTTTCTCGTCTCCGTCATCGGCGGGACGCTGCTGTCGTTTTTTATCGCGACGTGGGCGTTCCGGGAGCCGTTGAACGAGAATTTGCAGATTCCGCTCGTCCATTTCGCGCAGGACGTGGCCCGAATCTATGAGGTGCTGCCGACGGACGAAGCGGATGCTTTTGTCGCGGGCATGCACCAGCTCAGTTCTTACCATATACGCATTTACGAATCGCCGGACGTTTTCCGCTCTTTCGGGCAACTTGACGGAGAAGGGATTGCCGATATTACGAGCGAAGAAGTGCGGCGGGTATTGAGCGGCGAAAAGATCCAGAGAAACCCGAACGGGTTGACCATATCGCTCGTGGGGCTGCCGTTCGAGACGAAAACCGGCTCCCAGGCGATCTTCATCGATCCGATGGGATCGCCGTCGTCCCTGTTCGTGCTGAAATGGCTGCTGAACTTTTCCGTCTATGCGCTGGTCGCCGGCAGTCTGGTCATTTTGGCCGCGGCGTATTTCCTCGTTCGGCCGATCCAAAAGCTGACGGGAGCGACCCGGCGGATCGCGGAAGGCCACTTCGACGTCAAACTCGATATTCGGCAAAAAGGCGAGCTGGGCACGCTTGCGCGCAGCTTCGAGCAGATGATACGCGAGTTGGGGCAGCTTGAGACGATGCGCCGGGACTTCGTCTCGAACGTCTCGCACGAAGTGCAGTCGCCGCTGACTTCGATTTCCGGGTACGCGGTCGCGCTCAAGCAGGTCAAACTGAGCGAGGAGCAGCGTATCCGCTATCTCGACATCATCATCGGGGAGGCGGGGCGCATCTCCAAGATGAGCGACAGCCTGCTGAAGCTCAGCGCGCTCGAAGCGCAGTCGCCGCAGCTCCGCCGCGAACCGTTCCAGCTCGACGAGCAGCTTCGCCGCGTCGTCATCGCGCTTCAGCCGCAGTGGCAGGAGCGGCAGATCGCGTTCGAGCTGGATCTGCCGGACGTGCGGCTTGCGGGCGACCGCGATCAGCTCGACCAGGTCTGGACGAACCTGATCGGCAACGCGATCAAGTTCTCCCCGGACGGCGGGCAGATCGCTATCCGGGTAGAGACGGACGAAAGCATCGTCACGGTGCGCGTAGCCGATCAAGGCATCGGCATCGCGCCGGAAGACCGGGAACGCGTTTTCGAACGCTTTTTCAAAGCCGACCGGGCCCGCAGCCGCAAGTACGAAGGCAGCGGGCTCGGACTCGCCATCGTCAAACAGATCGTCACGCTGCAGGGCGGAGAGATCGCGGTAGAAAGCGAATTGGGACAGGGCACGACGTTTGTCGTGAGCCTGCCGCTCGCCCCGCCGAATTAA
- a CDS encoding response regulator transcription factor, whose protein sequence is MPTILVADDDANIRELVCLFLRNDGWMAVEAADGREALEAYDSTPIDLVVLDIMMPVLDGWELCRELRKRSADLPLLMLTARGETWEKVKGFELGTDDYLTKPFDPLELTVRVRSLLKRSRTNAGRSVQLGGVTLDRSTYKVTVAGGPSLDLPLKEFELLYKLAETPGQVYTREQLIESIWGLDYAGDNRTVDVHIKRLRERFADTADFAIETVRGLGYRLEAAK, encoded by the coding sequence ATGCCGACGATACTGGTCGCCGACGACGACGCGAATATTCGCGAGCTCGTTTGTTTGTTTTTGCGCAATGACGGATGGATGGCGGTGGAAGCCGCGGACGGGAGAGAAGCGCTGGAGGCGTACGATTCGACGCCGATCGATCTGGTCGTGCTCGATATTATGATGCCGGTGCTGGACGGATGGGAATTGTGCCGCGAGCTGCGCAAGCGAAGCGCCGACCTGCCGCTGCTCATGCTGACCGCAAGAGGCGAGACGTGGGAAAAGGTCAAAGGCTTCGAGCTGGGCACGGACGATTATCTGACCAAGCCGTTCGATCCGCTGGAGCTGACGGTGCGCGTGCGTTCGCTGCTCAAGCGAAGCCGGACGAACGCCGGACGGAGCGTGCAGCTCGGAGGCGTTACGCTGGATCGCAGCACGTACAAAGTGACGGTCGCCGGAGGTCCGTCGCTCGACCTGCCGCTCAAAGAGTTCGAACTGCTGTACAAGCTGGCCGAGACGCCGGGTCAGGTATACACGCGCGAACAGCTGATCGAGAGCATCTGGGGACTCGATTACGCCGGAGATAACCGGACGGTCGACGTGCATATCAAGCGGCTGCGGGAACGCTTCGCGGATACGGCGGACTTTGCGATCGAGACGGTGCGGGGACTCGGATACCGGCTGGAGGCCGCCAAGTGA
- the helD gene encoding RNA polymerase recycling motor HelD, translated as MIGREDLEKERQRLTDVARQLEEALEKLAPQVDGLQEQAADMRRRFWEEVSVSTGTNEDFEESVYSIEQQEALLSERERSHRQKAVQYRKLGRLRESPYFGRIDFREDGTGFAEQVYIGVSSFVDAEGLEFLIYDWRTPIASLYYDHSPGRAGYETPGGPISGRMELKRQYRIRGDELLGAFDTNETIGDELLRQVLTGEADHRMKTIVSTIQKEQNAIIRDDKSGMLIVQGAAGSGKTSAALQRVAYLLYSHRDRLGADQIVLFSPNRMFNSYVSTVLPELGEDNMKQTTFQEYLDSRLGRTFKVEDPCDQMEAVLSAAEAPGYEARLSGIRYKASERFLAELRHYAGGLERSGLKFVDLDFRGKRLIGAEQMAEAFAACDPSLRIANRAARLREWLLGELKRLEHAEYEADWVEEAIHFADSSLYEEAYRKLHEERNVFDFSEQYTAARARIEGRHRPDEGDFDFGQREEDWLRRRLVGEAFKPLKRSVKRMAFIDMPGLYAAFFEADRDNGPSGAPESSLSAPHSFADMPASSSSGPADPKPLHWNEMCRQTRDKLGRGELFHEDATPYLYLKELIEGQRSNSDVRHVFVDEGQDYSAFQYAFLKKMFPRARMTILGDFGQAIFAQSTELSAADSPLLRLYGEADTRVFRLNRSYRSTREIVAFAAALLPEAAGVEPFERGGAKPLLIRSNTPQLHAANVADRLARLRAEGFASIGILTRTAAEAHEACEKLAAAGCAGLKEVTRDTPEFEQGALVLPVYLAKGVEFDAVLLYDASAAVYGRESERKLLYTACTRAMHRLVLLASGEWSPLLAHVDADLYETQRGEDPADRA; from the coding sequence ATGATCGGACGCGAAGACTTGGAGAAGGAACGGCAGCGGCTGACGGACGTCGCGCGCCAATTGGAGGAAGCGCTTGAGAAGCTTGCGCCGCAGGTGGACGGGCTGCAGGAACAGGCGGCGGACATGCGCAGACGTTTCTGGGAAGAAGTCAGCGTCAGCACGGGCACGAACGAGGATTTCGAGGAGAGCGTCTACAGTATCGAGCAGCAGGAAGCGCTGCTGTCCGAACGCGAGCGCAGCCACCGGCAAAAAGCGGTGCAGTACCGCAAACTGGGCCGGCTGCGGGAATCGCCTTATTTTGGGCGGATCGATTTTCGCGAGGACGGTACCGGGTTCGCGGAACAGGTCTATATCGGCGTCTCTTCCTTCGTCGACGCGGAAGGGCTGGAGTTCCTGATCTACGATTGGCGCACGCCGATCGCGAGCCTGTATTACGACCATTCGCCGGGGCGTGCCGGCTACGAGACGCCGGGCGGACCGATCTCGGGCCGCATGGAGCTCAAAAGGCAGTACCGGATTCGCGGCGACGAGCTGCTCGGCGCGTTCGACACGAACGAGACGATCGGGGACGAACTGCTCCGGCAGGTGCTCACGGGGGAAGCGGACCACCGGATGAAGACGATCGTGTCCACGATTCAAAAAGAGCAGAATGCGATCATCCGCGACGACAAAAGCGGCATGCTGATCGTGCAGGGAGCGGCCGGCAGCGGCAAGACGTCGGCTGCGCTGCAGCGGGTCGCCTATTTGCTGTACAGCCACCGGGACCGGCTCGGCGCCGACCAGATCGTACTTTTTTCACCCAACAGGATGTTCAACAGCTACGTCTCGACCGTGCTGCCGGAACTCGGCGAAGACAATATGAAGCAGACGACGTTTCAGGAGTATCTCGACAGCCGGCTCGGCCGGACGTTCAAGGTGGAAGATCCTTGCGACCAGATGGAAGCGGTGCTGTCTGCGGCGGAGGCTCCGGGTTACGAAGCGCGCTTGAGCGGTATCCGGTACAAAGCGTCGGAGCGCTTCTTGGCAGAGCTTCGGCATTATGCGGGCGGTCTGGAACGGTCGGGCCTGAAGTTCGTCGATCTGGATTTTCGGGGCAAACGTCTGATCGGCGCGGAACAGATGGCGGAGGCGTTCGCGGCTTGCGATCCGTCGCTGCGGATCGCTAACCGCGCGGCCAGGCTGCGGGAGTGGCTGCTCGGCGAGCTGAAGCGGCTGGAGCACGCGGAATACGAAGCGGACTGGGTCGAAGAAGCGATCCATTTCGCCGACAGCTCCCTGTACGAAGAAGCGTACCGCAAGCTGCACGAAGAGCGGAACGTCTTCGATTTTTCCGAACAGTACACGGCGGCCCGCGCGCGGATCGAAGGCAGGCACCGGCCGGACGAAGGCGATTTCGATTTTGGACAGCGGGAAGAAGACTGGCTGCGCCGCAGGCTGGTGGGCGAAGCGTTCAAGCCGCTGAAGCGCAGCGTGAAGCGGATGGCGTTTATCGACATGCCGGGGCTGTACGCGGCGTTTTTCGAAGCGGACCGCGATAACGGACCGTCGGGTGCGCCGGAGTCTTCTTTGTCCGCGCCGCACTCTTTTGCCGATATGCCTGCCTCTTCCTCTTCCGGGCCTGCCGACCCCAAGCCTCTGCACTGGAACGAGATGTGCCGGCAGACGCGCGACAAGCTTGGACGGGGCGAGCTGTTCCACGAAGACGCGACGCCGTATCTGTATCTGAAAGAACTGATCGAAGGGCAGCGGAGTAACTCGGACGTGCGGCATGTGTTCGTCGACGAAGGACAGGATTATTCGGCTTTTCAGTACGCTTTTCTCAAAAAGATGTTCCCGCGCGCCCGCATGACGATTCTCGGCGACTTCGGCCAGGCGATCTTCGCGCAGTCGACGGAGCTGTCCGCTGCCGACTCGCCGCTGCTGCGTCTGTACGGCGAAGCCGACACCCGCGTGTTCCGCCTGAACCGCAGCTACCGCTCGACGCGCGAGATCGTCGCTTTCGCCGCAGCGCTGCTGCCCGAAGCGGCCGGCGTCGAACCGTTCGAGCGCGGCGGCGCCAAGCCGCTGCTGATCCGCTCGAACACGCCGCAGCTTCATGCCGCGAACGTCGCGGACCGGCTGGCGCGGCTGCGCGCGGAAGGCTTCGCTTCGATCGGCATCCTGACGCGCACCGCGGCCGAAGCGCATGAAGCCTGCGAGAAACTGGCCGCCGCCGGCTGCGCCGGCCTCAAGGAAGTGACCCGCGATACGCCGGAGTTCGAACAAGGCGCGCTGGTGCTGCCCGTCTACCTCGCCAAAGGGGTCGAGTTCGACGCCGTGCTTCTCTACGACGCTTCCGCCGCGGTCTATGGCCGGGAGAGCGAACGCAAGCTGCTGTATACCGCCTGCACCCGCGCGATGCACCGGCTGGTGCTGCTGGCCTCGGGCGAATGGAGTCCGCTGCTCGCGCATGTCGACGCCGACCTGTACGAAACGCAAAGAGGCGAAGATCCGGCAGATCGGGCATAA
- a CDS encoding S-layer homology domain-containing protein → MKQMLAVALGFAILSNTALVHPAIAAPDSYTIELPAAPAWGYFTDKYKTNQNEFTTVETNAAYGTLSKFLELWTPGSSWDQGTKLRADVLDYNIQYVVDLAAARTAADEEMAYLVDRRGQTYGATEGLGALADVYRTLSGTTTVIKDVPADATTVKYDDVGSTNKGGDSNSQLGKVVDLVGIVRGNFASTNPSKGFFQYMRPYRWVNQQEGTNANRIVVPTLVPAISTTPEKDGGFPSGHTNASYLASLSLAYAVPERYQEMLTRASEMGDSRIVSGMHSPLDVMGGRMLATALAAAALSDPANADLKKQAYEQAQNVLMKQTGTSEDRFADYGKNKADYFKRLTYGFQPIGDTTRAMVVPKNAEVLLETRLPYLSGPQIREVLATTGLPSGYPLLDDPEGWGRLNLFEAANGYGAFKSAVTVNMDASLGGFHAEDLWRNDISGAGSLIKRGSGRLSLSGANTYGGGTQIEGGTVEALSASAFGTGSVVNNGGTVTENVYGGGTVTANVYGGSGKLTIGGNFSQSANGTLELNVTAPGDTLAVKGSVQAGGTLRVNFANGYVPAAGDFTVITQAPGLSSGRFDKLETSGLPANYTAALGYRSEGIVLTLTDTTAVPSNPGTTNPPSSGGGTFTPAPTPAPTAPVTPPTPTTPPTVPVTPPTQPGAPDPQAPLPTSPFRSNVVDPAALLQSLTQAAAGASSADGTFSDLPSGHWGSASIAKAAKLGIVSGYANGTFRPNAPVTRAEFTAMIARGFGIQPAASAAAFGDTRSSWAAGYIGALSNLGVVAGYGDGSFKPNATISRAEMAAIIARVVNLGALPGTSAPANFGDVRGDHWAAGVIKQAASAGLLNGTSASAFAPDQNASRAEAIALIVRTLETDESVKALLAGL, encoded by the coding sequence ATGAAACAAATGCTCGCCGTTGCGCTGGGCTTCGCCATTCTGTCCAATACGGCGCTCGTCCACCCCGCGATCGCGGCACCCGATTCCTATACGATCGAACTTCCGGCCGCGCCGGCCTGGGGCTACTTCACCGACAAATACAAGACGAACCAGAACGAGTTCACGACCGTCGAGACCAACGCCGCTTACGGCACGCTGTCCAAGTTCCTGGAACTGTGGACGCCGGGCAGCTCGTGGGACCAGGGCACGAAGCTGCGGGCGGATGTGCTCGACTATAACATTCAATACGTGGTGGATCTCGCCGCTGCCCGCACCGCTGCCGACGAAGAGATGGCGTATCTCGTCGACCGCCGCGGCCAGACGTACGGAGCGACCGAAGGGCTCGGCGCGCTGGCCGACGTTTACCGTACGCTCAGCGGCACGACGACCGTTATCAAAGACGTCCCGGCCGATGCGACGACCGTCAAATACGACGACGTCGGCAGCACGAACAAAGGCGGCGATTCCAATTCGCAGCTCGGCAAAGTGGTCGATCTGGTCGGGATCGTGCGCGGCAACTTCGCTTCGACCAATCCGTCCAAAGGCTTTTTCCAATATATGCGTCCTTACCGCTGGGTGAACCAGCAGGAAGGCACCAACGCCAACCGCATCGTCGTGCCGACGCTCGTCCCGGCGATCAGCACCACTCCGGAAAAAGACGGCGGCTTCCCGAGCGGGCACACCAACGCTTCGTACCTCGCTTCGCTGTCGCTGGCCTATGCCGTGCCGGAACGTTATCAGGAGATGCTGACCCGCGCTTCGGAAATGGGCGACAGCCGGATCGTGTCCGGCATGCACTCGCCGCTCGACGTGATGGGCGGACGGATGCTGGCGACGGCGCTTGCGGCGGCGGCTTTGTCCGATCCGGCGAACGCCGACCTGAAGAAGCAGGCTTACGAGCAGGCGCAGAACGTGCTGATGAAGCAGACGGGTACGTCGGAAGACCGCTTCGCGGATTACGGAAAAAATAAAGCGGACTACTTCAAGCGGCTGACGTACGGCTTCCAGCCGATCGGCGATACGACCCGGGCAATGGTCGTTCCGAAAAACGCCGAGGTGCTGCTGGAGACGCGCCTGCCGTACCTGAGCGGACCGCAGATCCGCGAAGTGCTGGCGACGACGGGCCTGCCGTCCGGCTATCCGCTGCTGGACGACCCGGAAGGCTGGGGCCGGTTGAACCTGTTCGAAGCGGCCAACGGCTACGGCGCGTTCAAAAGCGCCGTGACGGTGAACATGGACGCTTCGCTCGGCGGCTTCCACGCCGAAGACCTGTGGCGCAACGACATCTCCGGCGCCGGCAGCCTGATCAAGCGCGGCAGCGGAAGGCTGAGCCTGTCCGGCGCCAACACGTACGGCGGCGGTACGCAAATCGAAGGCGGCACGGTGGAAGCCTTGTCCGCATCGGCGTTCGGTACCGGCAGCGTCGTCAACAACGGCGGCACCGTGACGGAGAACGTGTACGGAGGCGGCACGGTGACCGCCAATGTCTACGGCGGTTCCGGCAAATTGACGATCGGCGGGAACTTCTCGCAGTCCGCGAACGGCACGCTGGAATTGAACGTGACCGCGCCGGGCGACACGCTTGCAGTCAAAGGCAGCGTGCAGGCGGGCGGCACGCTCCGGGTCAACTTCGCGAACGGCTACGTGCCGGCCGCCGGCGACTTTACCGTGATCACCCAGGCGCCGGGCTTGTCTTCGGGCCGCTTCGACAAGCTTGAGACGTCCGGCCTGCCGGCGAATTACACCGCCGCGCTTGGTTATCGCAGCGAAGGCATCGTGCTGACGCTTACCGACACGACGGCCGTTCCGTCGAACCCGGGCACGACCAATCCGCCTTCGAGCGGAGGCGGCACGTTCACTCCGGCACCGACGCCGGCACCTACGGCTCCGGTCACACCGCCGACGCCAACGACGCCGCCGACCGTGCCGGTCACGCCGCCGACCCAACCGGGCGCGCCGGACCCGCAGGCTCCGCTGCCGACCAGTCCGTTCCGTTCGAACGTCGTCGATCCGGCAGCGCTGCTGCAATCGCTGACGCAGGCCGCGGCCGGCGCATCTTCCGCCGACGGCACCTTCTCCGACCTGCCGTCCGGCCACTGGGGCAGCGCCTCCATCGCCAAAGCGGCCAAGCTTGGCATCGTAAGCGGCTACGCGAACGGCACGTTCCGTCCGAACGCGCCGGTCACCCGTGCCGAGTTCACGGCCATGATCGCCCGCGGCTTCGGTATCCAGCCGGCCGCTTCCGCCGCCGCGTTCGGCGATACGCGTTCGAGCTGGGCCGCCGGTTATATCGGCGCCCTGTCGAACCTCGGCGTCGTCGCCGGCTACGGCGACGGCAGCTTCAAGCCGAACGCGACGATCTCGCGCGCCGAAATGGCCGCGATCATCGCCCGCGTCGTGAACCTGGGCGCCCTGCCGGGCACGTCGGCGCCGGCCAACTTCGGCGACGTCCGCGGCGACCATTGGGCCGCCGGCGTCATCAAGCAGGCCGCGTCTGCCGGCCTGCTGAACGGCACGTCGGCGTCGGCTTTCGCGCCGGACCAAAACGCCAGCCGCGCCGAAGCGATCGCGCTGATCGTGCGCACGCTGGAGACGGACGAATCCGTCAAGGCGCTGCTGGCCGGACTGTAA
- a CDS encoding helix-turn-helix transcriptional regulator: MKTYHSVLARLAVSYIAIVLVIVLSLCSVFYLYDSGRDREQLNARSRMTLENAARTLDAEVFERVERIALGLALDKTTDLRQLRGGSWQTYPSRLIGLQELLQAEVSGNAELIEAIHLYEPASGATLSSLYGLVDAASRAANPSLPSDWIDGMLGTPGSSLWTPPRFVPKDAFSRIPGGSGQRLLTYAHAYPFQSTGADSQLILAIDVKEDAIQAVLRNMLPVQYEETWLRGASGAIVPGTAEAAAGGATAPAADASALPALIANADLAAAPGAAGGWIESDSHTVFREPLPTADWTLYSATPHSFYRERSAAVLKLMLGICALAIVIGLVLSGVMTRLIYSPLKRLVGKIRHLAGQPAAAGANEYGLIDTALEHLSGRVVSLEETLHAAGPLVQRDALLKLLRGDSAGPSPKETRLLGDGFGGYTHLRCVVLDIGSRPAGDSAARPAALRELAKLLEERQTAQRRIVTAELSDRRLAAIVADRESGSAGGPAGGMKGTASGANGHGSAAATEAAGEAGLRREEDALQAFAQRLADDGLRRLDVRVQLAWGCEVDRPDRLPLSLGEAESRLKYAYFLPGTAVLSGAGLLERELSTEEIPQPMLSRFRDKLAARQPFEQIAAAVDDLLEAMRTGPYSADYCHFVLANLVFVYSDHLKSIRYNPPSGGRPDLHRQYVGLGHIDDFRRWLLHSVSAFLANTEKRHGERATDTLEAAKRHIERDLSGDLSLEAVSSSVFISAKYLSRLFKEELGVTYTEYVTARRMETAKNLVELGSLTIEQVAAAVGYGTPAYFIKKFKEAYGCTPGNYLREQAKQAHSS; encoded by the coding sequence ATGAAAACATACCATTCCGTTCTGGCCCGTCTGGCCGTGTCTTACATAGCTATCGTGCTCGTGATCGTCCTCTCGCTGTGTTCCGTTTTTTATTTGTACGACTCCGGTCGCGACCGGGAACAGCTCAACGCACGCAGCCGGATGACGCTCGAAAATGCGGCGCGGACCCTCGACGCCGAAGTGTTCGAACGCGTGGAGCGGATTGCGCTCGGCCTCGCGCTGGACAAGACGACAGACCTGCGGCAGCTGCGCGGCGGTTCGTGGCAGACCTATCCTTCGCGGCTGATCGGGCTGCAGGAACTGCTCCAGGCGGAAGTGTCCGGCAACGCGGAGCTGATCGAAGCGATCCATCTGTACGAACCGGCGAGCGGCGCGACGCTGTCTTCGCTGTACGGACTCGTGGACGCCGCAAGCCGGGCAGCGAATCCGTCCCTGCCGTCCGACTGGATCGACGGCATGCTCGGCACCCCGGGGAGCAGTCTGTGGACGCCGCCTCGCTTCGTGCCGAAAGACGCTTTTTCGCGCATTCCCGGCGGCAGCGGGCAGCGGCTGCTGACGTATGCGCACGCTTATCCGTTCCAATCGACCGGAGCCGACAGCCAGCTCATTCTGGCGATCGACGTCAAGGAAGACGCGATCCAGGCGGTGCTGCGCAATATGCTGCCTGTTCAATATGAAGAGACGTGGCTGCGCGGCGCTTCGGGCGCGATCGTGCCCGGAACTGCGGAAGCCGCCGCCGGCGGGGCGACCGCTCCTGCCGCGGACGCTTCCGCCCTGCCCGCGCTGATCGCGAATGCCGATCTTGCGGCTGCGCCGGGCGCGGCCGGCGGCTGGATCGAAAGCGACTCGCATACGGTGTTCCGCGAGCCGCTTCCGACGGCGGACTGGACGCTCTACAGCGCCACGCCCCACAGCTTCTATCGGGAGCGGTCGGCGGCCGTGCTCAAGCTGATGCTCGGCATCTGCGCGCTGGCGATCGTGATCGGACTCGTGCTGTCGGGCGTCATGACGCGGCTGATCTACAGCCCGCTCAAGCGTCTCGTCGGCAAAATCCGCCATCTGGCGGGGCAGCCGGCAGCAGCCGGAGCCAACGAATACGGCCTGATCGATACGGCTCTGGAACATCTGAGCGGCCGGGTCGTCAGCCTGGAAGAGACGCTGCACGCGGCCGGTCCGCTCGTGCAGCGCGACGCGCTGCTGAAGCTGCTGCGCGGCGATTCCGCCGGGCCTTCGCCGAAGGAGACGCGCCTGCTCGGCGACGGGTTCGGCGGATACACGCATCTGCGCTGCGTGGTGCTCGATATCGGAAGCCGGCCGGCCGGCGATTCGGCGGCGCGCCCTGCCGCTCTGCGGGAGCTGGCCAAGCTGCTGGAGGAGCGGCAGACCGCGCAGCGCCGGATCGTGACCGCGGAGCTGTCGGACCGGCGCCTCGCCGCAATTGTCGCCGACCGGGAATCCGGGAGTGCGGGCGGGCCGGCGGGCGGCATGAAAGGGACGGCCAGCGGCGCGAACGGGCATGGCAGCGCGGCAGCGACGGAGGCGGCGGGCGAAGCGGGTCTGCGGCGCGAAGAAGACGCCCTGCAGGCGTTCGCGCAGCGGCTCGCCGACGACGGCCTGCGGCGATTGGACGTGCGCGTCCAACTGGCGTGGGGCTGCGAAGTCGATCGGCCGGACCGGCTTCCGCTCAGTCTCGGCGAAGCCGAAAGCCGGCTGAAATACGCGTATTTCCTGCCCGGCACGGCAGTCCTGTCCGGCGCCGGGCTGCTGGAGCGGGAGCTCAGCACGGAAGAGATTCCGCAGCCGATGCTGTCGCGCTTCCGCGACAAGCTGGCCGCGCGGCAGCCGTTCGAGCAAATTGCGGCGGCGGTCGACGACCTGCTCGAAGCGATGCGCACGGGACCTTATTCGGCCGATTATTGCCACTTCGTGCTCGCCAATCTGGTCTTCGTCTATTCGGACCATCTCAAAAGCATTCGTTACAACCCGCCGAGCGGCGGCCGGCCCGACCTGCACCGCCAGTATGTCGGACTGGGCCATATCGACGATTTTCGCCGCTGGCTGCTTCATTCGGTGTCCGCTTTTCTGGCCAATACCGAAAAACGGCACGGCGAGCGGGCGACGGATACGCTGGAAGCGGCCAAACGCCATATCGAGCGCGATCTGTCCGGCGACCTTTCCCTGGAAGCGGTCTCTTCCAGCGTGTTCATCAGCGCCAAATATTTGAGCCGGCTGTTCAAGGAAGAACTGGGCGTGACCTATACGGAATACGTCACGGCCCGGCGGATGGAAACGGCGAAAAATCTGGTCGAGCTCGGCAGCCTCACGATCGAGCAGGTGGCGGCGGCGGTCGGTTACGGCACCCCGGCGTATTTTATCAAAAAGTTCAAGGAAGCCTACGGCTGCACGCCCGGCAATTACTTGCGGGAGCAAGCGAAGCAGGCCCATTCTTCGTAG